In Candidatus Cloacimonadota bacterium, a single genomic region encodes these proteins:
- a CDS encoding glycosyltransferase, with amino-acid sequence MKIYFAGYQTLMLNRGGPTYKIIHLKKKLEEIGVNVQLFNMWDKDLKIGKNDLVHIFNASISTFDLAMNLKPYGAKFVVNPIFFSNHSAKTLRIYQTLEKPFHKIFKRTYSDYSLTKDICNASKKVLPNTKAEADLLNLGLGVDKKKIKIIHNGVEERFLNSDPDLFIKKYGIKDFVLYVGHLGPVRKNGKNIIKALQEIDHPAIIIADILHNEEGNWCRKEIEKTKNILLIEWLKHDDPLLASAYATCKTFILPTRYETPGRAALEAGLAGANIVITPFGGTKEYFADMVDYVDPHSINSIKNGIQNSLNKNKSDHLKEHIKKNFIWKVIAEQTQQMYQEVLDINI; translated from the coding sequence ATGAAAATATATTTTGCCGGTTACCAGACTTTGATGCTGAATCGAGGAGGACCGACTTATAAAATCATTCATCTGAAAAAAAAACTGGAAGAAATTGGAGTTAATGTCCAACTTTTTAATATGTGGGACAAAGATCTGAAAATCGGGAAAAACGATCTCGTTCATATTTTCAATGCCAGTATCAGCACTTTTGATCTGGCAATGAATCTTAAACCCTATGGAGCAAAATTCGTTGTTAATCCGATCTTTTTCAGTAATCATTCTGCAAAAACATTACGGATTTACCAAACTCTGGAAAAGCCGTTTCACAAGATTTTTAAAAGAACTTATTCTGATTACAGCTTAACAAAAGATATTTGCAATGCATCCAAAAAAGTTCTGCCAAATACAAAAGCAGAAGCTGATCTACTGAATCTTGGACTTGGTGTCGATAAGAAAAAAATCAAGATCATCCATAATGGAGTCGAGGAAAGATTCCTGAATTCTGATCCTGATCTTTTTATCAAAAAATACGGAATTAAAGATTTTGTTCTTTATGTCGGACATTTAGGACCAGTTCGCAAAAATGGGAAAAATATTATAAAAGCCCTTCAGGAAATCGATCATCCTGCAATTATTATTGCCGATATTCTGCATAACGAAGAAGGAAATTGGTGCAGGAAGGAAATTGAAAAAACAAAGAATATTCTTTTGATAGAGTGGCTGAAGCATGACGATCCATTACTTGCTTCAGCATACGCAACCTGCAAAACCTTTATCCTGCCAACTCGTTACGAAACTCCGGGAAGAGCTGCCCTGGAAGCCGGTTTAGCCGGAGCAAATATCGTTATTACTCCTTTTGGCGGAACTAAAGAATATTTTGCAGACATGGTAGATTATGTTGATCCGCATTCCATAAATTCAATTAAAAATGGGATTCAAAACTCCTTGAATAAAAATAAAAGTGACCACTTAAAAGAACATATCAAGAAAAATTTCATCTGGAAAGTTATTGCTGAACAGACACAGCAGATGTATCAGGAAGTTTTGGATATTAATATCTAA